A window of Acidimicrobiales bacterium contains these coding sequences:
- the upp gene encoding uracil phosphoribosyltransferase: MHVHVVDHPLAAVALTRLRDETTTRPAFRAELRTLSRHLVYEASRDITTAQVDIVTPMGPTTGTKLGPDTMLPLLVPVLRAGLGMLDAALAVLPEARTGFLGLKRNEETLQPDVYLDTVPADLAGQPVMVLDPMLATAGSAIHACQSLRRANAGAITVVCVLSAPEGVAALRTSGTADAHVTASIDSHLNEIGYIVPGLGDAGDRQFGVD; this comes from the coding sequence GTGCATGTCCATGTCGTCGATCACCCCCTCGCCGCCGTCGCCCTGACGCGTCTGCGAGACGAGACCACCACTCGGCCGGCGTTCCGGGCCGAACTGCGAACCCTGAGTCGACACCTCGTCTACGAGGCCTCACGCGACATCACCACGGCTCAGGTCGACATCGTCACCCCGATGGGCCCGACCACCGGCACGAAACTCGGGCCCGACACGATGCTGCCGCTCCTCGTCCCGGTCCTGCGGGCCGGGCTGGGAATGCTCGATGCTGCCCTCGCCGTGCTCCCCGAGGCCCGCACCGGGTTCCTCGGCCTCAAGCGCAACGAGGAGACGCTCCAGCCGGATGTCTATCTCGACACCGTACCCGCCGACCTCGCCGGACAGCCGGTGATGGTCCTCGACCCGATGCTCGCCACCGCCGGTTCGGCCATCCACGCGTGCCAGAGCCTCCGCCGCGCCAACGCGGGTGCGATCACCGTCGTCTGTGTCCTCTCGGCCCCCGAAGGTGTCGCAGCCCTGCGCACGTCGGGCACCGCCGACGCCCACGTGACCGCCTCGATCGACAGCCACCTCAACGAGATCGGCTACATCGTGCCCGGGCTCGGCGACGCCGGCGATCGCCAGTTCGGGGTCGACTGA
- a CDS encoding NAD(P)-dependent oxidoreductase produces the protein MAGGGRIAVEPRSRPEMHAVLVAAVERAGATVVDPAVADAIIWADPAAVDEFATIIERAPDARWIQLPYAGIETVVHLLDDDHLWTCGKGVYADDCAEWIMAALLTAFRAMPTFVRASSWSRQEGRNLLGAKLTVLGGGGLAESFLRLIEPWGCDVTCVRRSPTPVPGAARTVATADRLDAVSNADAVIVCLALTPETTGIVDEHLLAAMPDDAWLVNVGRGKHVVNDDLLAALAAGTIAGAVLDVTDPEPLPDGHALWGYDNVLITPHVGNTAEMGLPRLAERVEENVGRWLRGDELLGPVDVAAGY, from the coding sequence ATGGCCGGGGGCGGCCGGATCGCGGTCGAGCCGCGGAGCCGCCCCGAGATGCATGCCGTGCTCGTCGCCGCGGTCGAGCGCGCCGGCGCCACGGTGGTCGATCCGGCCGTTGCCGACGCGATCATCTGGGCCGACCCGGCCGCCGTCGACGAGTTCGCCACCATCATCGAGCGCGCCCCCGATGCTCGATGGATCCAGCTCCCCTACGCCGGTATCGAGACCGTCGTCCATCTGCTCGACGACGACCACCTCTGGACCTGCGGCAAGGGTGTCTACGCCGACGATTGCGCCGAGTGGATCATGGCGGCGCTGCTCACCGCGTTCCGCGCCATGCCCACCTTCGTCCGGGCATCGTCGTGGAGCCGCCAGGAGGGCCGCAACCTGCTCGGGGCGAAACTCACCGTGCTCGGCGGCGGCGGTCTCGCCGAGAGCTTCCTGCGGCTGATCGAGCCCTGGGGGTGTGACGTCACCTGTGTCCGCCGCTCCCCTACGCCGGTCCCCGGCGCCGCTCGTACGGTCGCCACCGCCGACCGCCTCGACGCCGTCAGCAACGCCGACGCGGTCATCGTCTGTCTGGCGCTCACACCCGAGACGACCGGCATCGTCGACGAGCACCTCCTCGCCGCGATGCCCGACGATGCGTGGCTCGTCAATGTCGGACGAGGCAAGCACGTGGTCAATGACGACCTTCTCGCCGCCCTGGCGGCCGGGACCATCGCCGGCGCGGTGCTCGACGTGACCGACCCCGAGCCGTTGCCCGACGGCCACGCTCTCTGGGGCTACGACAACGTGCTCATCACGCCCCACGTGGGCAACACCGCCGAGATGGGACTACCCCGCCTCGCCGAGCGGGTCGAGGAGAACGTCGGGCGATGGCTCCGGGGCGACGAGCTCCTCGGGCCCGTCGATGTGGCTGCCGGGTACTAG